A window of the Streptomyces albireticuli genome harbors these coding sequences:
- a CDS encoding acyl-CoA dehydrogenase has product MAGSKDFDLYRPAEEHDELRKVVRQLAEAKIAPFATEVDEQARFPQEALDALVASDLHAVHVPEEFGGAGADALATVIVIEEVARVCASSSLIPAVNKLGSLPVILSGSDELKKRYLGPLAKGDAMFSYCLSEPDAGSDAAGMKTKAVRDGDHWILNGVKRWITNAGVSEYYTVMAVTDPEKRSKGISAFVVEKSDEGVSFGAPEKKLGIKGSPTREVYLDNVRIPADRMIGEEGTGFATAMKTLDHTRITIAAQALGIAQGALDYAKGYVQERKQFGKPIGDFQGVQFMLADMAMKIEAARQLTYAAAAKSERGDSDLTFQGAAAKCFASDVAMEVTVDAVQLLGGYGYTRDYPVERMMRDAKITQIYEGTNQVQRIVMARNLPK; this is encoded by the coding sequence TTGGCGGGATCAAAGGACTTCGACCTGTACCGGCCGGCCGAGGAGCACGACGAGCTCCGCAAGGTCGTGCGCCAGCTCGCCGAGGCGAAGATCGCCCCGTTCGCCACCGAGGTCGACGAGCAGGCCCGCTTCCCGCAGGAGGCGCTGGACGCCCTGGTGGCCTCGGACCTGCACGCCGTGCACGTCCCCGAGGAGTTCGGCGGCGCCGGCGCCGACGCCCTGGCCACCGTGATCGTCATCGAGGAGGTCGCCCGCGTCTGCGCCTCGTCCTCCCTGATCCCCGCGGTCAACAAGCTCGGCTCGCTGCCGGTGATCCTCTCCGGCTCGGACGAGCTGAAGAAGCGCTACCTGGGCCCGCTCGCCAAGGGCGACGCGATGTTCTCGTACTGCCTGAGCGAGCCCGACGCGGGCTCCGACGCGGCCGGCATGAAGACCAAGGCCGTGCGCGACGGCGACCACTGGATCCTCAATGGCGTGAAGCGCTGGATCACCAACGCCGGCGTCAGCGAGTACTACACGGTGATGGCCGTCACCGACCCCGAGAAGCGCTCCAAGGGCATCTCCGCCTTCGTCGTGGAGAAGTCCGACGAGGGCGTCTCCTTCGGTGCCCCGGAGAAGAAGCTCGGCATCAAGGGCTCCCCGACCCGCGAGGTCTACCTCGACAACGTCCGCATCCCCGCGGACCGCATGATCGGCGAGGAGGGCACCGGCTTCGCCACGGCGATGAAGACCCTGGACCACACCCGCATCACCATCGCGGCCCAGGCCCTCGGCATCGCCCAGGGCGCCCTCGACTACGCCAAGGGCTACGTCCAGGAGCGCAAGCAGTTCGGCAAGCCGATCGGCGACTTCCAGGGCGTCCAGTTCATGCTCGCCGACATGGCCATGAAGATCGAGGCCGCCCGCCAGCTGACCTACGCGGCCGCCGCCAAGTCCGAGCGCGGTGACAGCGACCTCACCTTCCAGGGCGCGGCGGCGAAGTGCTTCGCCTCCGACGTGGCCATGGAGGTCACGGTGGACGCCGTCCAGCTCCTCGGCGGCTACGGCTACACCCGTGACTACCCGGTCGAGCGCATGATGCGCGACGCCAAGATCACGCAGATTTATGAAGGCACGAATCAGGTCCAGCGCATCGTGATGGCGAGGAACCTGCCGAAGTAG
- a CDS encoding LCP family protein, translating to MTAPARNPRSHRARHGAPRRPRWGLRITSLAALAVLGAGGIGHAVVSGIDSRIDRVDAFRGLVDRPPETRQGMNVLLVGTDGRERISRAQRDRYHLGGAPCHCTDTLMLVHLSAERDRATVVSLPRDTYAMIPEHTDEAGRRRPAHPQKLNAAYAEGGPSLTVRTVEHLTGVHVDHYLEVDFVSFMRTVDVLGGVRVCSAKPLRDRYSGLDLPAGPSDLDGGQALQYVRSRHLDGAADLGRMQRQQRFLASLLHQATSSGVLLNPVKFQEVSATLLGSVRADRGFGGDELVGLGRAMRNLTPSSAEFVSVPVGVADFPVPRIGSTVKWDEAAAGKLFQALRDDRPLTEQNRRAHDAKAPRRLAGPPAPVEVAPQKVRVQVYNGSGRHGLARATDRDLRTTGFSTTGLPADARVPVPQRRTVIAYDPRWDRSVRTLAAALPGAELRPVPRQGPVMKVTLGLDFKEVRAVRVIVPVPKRRGAAAVTGDQVICPEGPLGAAGV from the coding sequence ATGACCGCACCGGCCCGCAACCCGCGCTCGCACCGGGCCCGCCACGGCGCCCCCCGCCGCCCCCGCTGGGGGCTGCGGATCACCTCGCTGGCCGCGCTGGCGGTGCTGGGGGCGGGGGGCATCGGGCACGCCGTGGTCAGCGGGATCGACAGCCGGATCGACCGGGTGGACGCCTTCCGCGGGCTGGTCGACCGGCCGCCCGAGACCCGCCAGGGGATGAACGTGCTGCTGGTGGGCACGGACGGCCGGGAGCGGATCAGCCGGGCCCAGCGGGACCGCTACCACCTGGGCGGCGCGCCCTGTCACTGCACGGACACGCTGATGCTCGTCCACCTCTCCGCCGAACGGGACCGGGCGACCGTGGTCAGCCTGCCCCGCGACACCTACGCGATGATCCCCGAGCACACCGACGAGGCCGGCCGCAGGCGCCCGGCCCACCCGCAGAAGCTCAACGCCGCCTACGCCGAGGGCGGGCCCAGCCTGACCGTACGGACGGTGGAGCACCTGACCGGCGTGCACGTCGACCACTATCTGGAGGTCGACTTCGTGAGCTTCATGCGGACCGTCGACGTGCTGGGCGGGGTGCGGGTGTGCTCGGCCAAGCCGCTCCGGGACCGCTACAGCGGGCTGGACCTGCCGGCGGGGCCCAGCGACCTGGACGGCGGGCAGGCGCTCCAGTACGTACGCTCCCGGCATCTCGACGGCGCCGCCGACCTGGGCCGGATGCAGCGGCAGCAGCGCTTCCTCGCCTCGCTCCTGCACCAGGCGACGAGCAGCGGGGTGCTGCTGAACCCGGTGAAGTTCCAGGAGGTCTCCGCCACGCTGCTGGGCTCCGTCCGCGCCGACCGGGGCTTCGGCGGGGACGAGCTGGTCGGGCTGGGCCGGGCGATGCGCAACCTCACGCCCTCCTCCGCGGAGTTCGTCTCGGTGCCGGTGGGGGTCGCGGACTTCCCGGTGCCGCGCATCGGCTCGACCGTGAAGTGGGACGAGGCTGCGGCCGGCAAGCTCTTCCAGGCCCTGCGCGACGACCGGCCGCTCACCGAGCAGAACCGCCGGGCGCACGACGCCAAGGCGCCGCGCCGGCTGGCGGGGCCGCCGGCGCCGGTCGAGGTGGCGCCGCAGAAGGTCCGGGTGCAGGTCTACAACGGCAGCGGCCGCCACGGCCTGGCCCGCGCCACCGACCGGGACCTGCGCACGACCGGTTTCAGCACGACGGGCCTGCCGGCGGACGCGCGGGTGCCGGTACCGCAGCGGCGCACGGTGATCGCCTACGACCCGCGCTGGGACCGCTCGGTGCGCACCCTGGCGGCGGCGCTGCCGGGCGCGGAGCTGCGGCCGGTGCCGCGGCAGGGGCCGGTGATGAAGGTGACGCTGGGGCTGGACTTCAAGGAGGTGCGGGCGGTGCGGGTGATTGTGCCGGTCCCGAAGCGGCGGGGGGCGGCGGCGGTCACGGGCGACCAGGTGATCTGCCCGGAGGGGCCGCTGGGAGCGGCGGGGGTGTAG
- a CDS encoding VOC family protein, with protein MPDVTGPYPPGTPCWVDLMVPDQQAALDFYRDLFGWQGEAGPPETGGYAICAKDGKPVAGIMTAMNPDGSTPDPAPPSVWTTYLATDDLDATERQITGNGGKLMMHGTDVLTLGRMAVAEDPTGAVFGLWQAKDFTGAKVVNEPGSFIWNELNTNDTATASGFYATALGLKAAPMDGAPGYFSLTAGDRTVGGMQALGVLPAPPDGPSHWLTYFSVDDTDSTVDAVIRAGGSVIKPPFDMVAGRMAVVQDPQGGAFALIDASTTEAP; from the coding sequence ATGCCCGACGTCACCGGTCCGTACCCACCCGGCACCCCCTGCTGGGTCGACCTGATGGTCCCCGACCAGCAGGCCGCCCTCGACTTCTACCGCGACCTGTTCGGCTGGCAGGGCGAGGCCGGGCCGCCCGAGACCGGCGGGTACGCGATCTGCGCCAAGGACGGCAAGCCCGTGGCGGGCATCATGACGGCGATGAACCCGGACGGCAGCACGCCCGACCCGGCGCCGCCGAGCGTGTGGACCACCTATCTGGCCACCGACGACCTGGACGCCACCGAGCGGCAGATCACCGGCAACGGCGGCAAGCTCATGATGCACGGGACGGACGTGCTCACCCTCGGCCGGATGGCGGTCGCCGAGGACCCCACGGGCGCGGTCTTCGGCCTCTGGCAGGCCAAGGACTTCACGGGCGCGAAGGTCGTCAACGAACCCGGCTCGTTCATCTGGAACGAGCTCAACACCAACGACACGGCCACCGCCTCGGGCTTCTACGCCACCGCGCTCGGCCTCAAGGCGGCCCCGATGGACGGCGCGCCCGGCTACTTCTCGCTGACCGCGGGCGACCGGACGGTGGGCGGGATGCAGGCGCTCGGCGTGCTGCCCGCCCCGCCCGACGGACCGTCGCACTGGCTGACCTATTTCTCGGTCGACGACACGGACAGCACGGTCGACGCGGTGATCCGGGCCGGCGGCTCGGTGATCAAGCCGCCGTTCGACATGGTCGCCGGGCGGATGGCCGTGGTCCAGGACCCGCAGGGCGGTGCCTTCGCCCTGATCGACGCCAGCACCACCGAGGCCCCGTGA
- a CDS encoding acyl-CoA thioesterase, whose protein sequence is MTIQDRNPETDIPGKTTSASRTTLSHIMTGSDTNLLGTVHGGVIMKLVDDVAGAVAGRHSGGPAVTASMDEMAFLEPVRVGDLVHVKAQVNWTGRSSMEVGVRVLAERWNESTPAVQVGSAYLVFAAVDADGKPRRVPPVLPETERDRRRYQEAQIRRTHRLARRRAIMELREKRAADGIED, encoded by the coding sequence ATGACCATTCAGGACCGGAATCCGGAGACGGACATACCCGGCAAGACGACGTCGGCCTCGCGCACGACGCTGTCCCACATCATGACCGGCAGCGACACCAATCTGCTGGGCACCGTCCACGGCGGCGTGATCATGAAGCTGGTGGACGACGTCGCCGGCGCGGTCGCCGGCCGGCACTCCGGCGGCCCCGCGGTCACCGCGTCCATGGACGAGATGGCCTTCCTGGAGCCGGTCCGCGTCGGGGACCTCGTCCATGTGAAGGCCCAGGTGAACTGGACCGGCCGGTCCTCCATGGAGGTCGGCGTCCGGGTGCTCGCCGAGCGGTGGAACGAGTCGACGCCCGCCGTCCAGGTCGGCAGCGCGTACCTGGTCTTCGCCGCGGTCGACGCCGACGGCAAGCCGCGGCGCGTCCCGCCGGTCCTCCCGGAGACGGAGCGGGACCGCAGGCGCTACCAGGAGGCGCAGATCCGCCGCACGCACCGGCTGGCGCGCCGCCGGGCCATCATGGAGCTCCGCGAGAAGCGGGCCGCGGACGGTATCGAGGATTGA
- a CDS encoding LCP family protein — protein sequence MSDWPDGRTDERGRYGRGSTNAEPEGARAMPHVRRTAPPRQYQPAPGYDEGPAVTDHASGGRRDDGYNTGQVYGPGGPAGPGRGGHGGHGGRGPRGGAPRTTPPNWRKRITVGLTAFVVVLLAVSVGTYFWADSKLRREVDLGKVQDRPAAGEGTNYLIVGSDSREGLSDEDKKQLHTGSADGKRTDSMMILHTGDNGTTMLSLPRDSYVTIPAFTGKESGKKFPASTHKLNQAYADGGPELLAQTIEFNTGLRIDHYAEIGFGGFRNLVDALGGVEMCLDKPLKDRDSGADFKAGCQELDGAQSLAFVRQRHQEADQDLGRMRNQQKFLNTLAKQAASPSTVLNPFRLYPVIGSGLDTLIVDKDMGLFDLTSMFWAMKGVTGGDGKQLTVPIASANFPTRSDGVAVKWDTAKAKQLFDQLKKDQKVTAE from the coding sequence ATGAGCGATTGGCCGGATGGGCGGACCGACGAGCGGGGCCGGTACGGGCGCGGCAGTACGAATGCCGAGCCCGAGGGCGCCCGCGCCATGCCCCATGTGCGGCGCACGGCGCCACCCCGCCAGTACCAGCCGGCACCGGGCTACGACGAGGGCCCGGCGGTCACGGACCACGCCTCCGGCGGGCGCCGGGACGACGGCTACAACACCGGACAGGTCTACGGTCCCGGCGGCCCGGCCGGCCCGGGGCGCGGCGGCCACGGCGGGCACGGCGGCCGGGGCCCGCGCGGTGGCGCGCCGCGCACCACCCCGCCGAACTGGCGCAAGCGGATCACGGTCGGCCTGACCGCCTTCGTGGTGGTGCTGCTGGCCGTCTCCGTCGGCACGTACTTCTGGGCCGACTCCAAGCTGCGCCGCGAGGTCGACCTGGGCAAGGTCCAGGACCGGCCGGCGGCGGGCGAGGGCACCAACTATCTGATCGTGGGTTCCGACAGCCGCGAGGGCCTGTCCGACGAGGACAAGAAGCAGCTGCACACCGGGTCGGCGGACGGCAAGCGCACCGACTCGATGATGATCCTGCACACCGGTGACAACGGCACCACGATGCTGAGCCTGCCCCGCGACTCGTACGTCACGATCCCCGCCTTCACCGGCAAGGAGTCGGGCAAGAAGTTCCCCGCCTCGACGCACAAGCTCAACCAGGCCTACGCCGACGGCGGGCCGGAGCTGCTCGCGCAGACCATCGAGTTCAACACCGGGCTGCGCATCGACCACTACGCGGAGATCGGCTTCGGCGGCTTCCGCAATCTGGTCGACGCGCTGGGCGGCGTGGAGATGTGCCTGGACAAGCCGCTGAAGGACCGGGACTCCGGCGCGGACTTCAAGGCGGGCTGCCAGGAGCTGGACGGTGCCCAGTCGCTGGCCTTCGTGCGCCAGCGCCACCAGGAGGCCGACCAGGACCTGGGCCGGATGCGCAACCAGCAGAAGTTCCTGAACACCCTCGCGAAGCAGGCCGCCTCGCCGAGCACGGTCCTCAACCCGTTCCGCCTCTACCCCGTGATCGGCTCCGGGCTGGACACGCTCATCGTCGACAAGGACATGGGGCTGTTCGACCTGACGTCGATGTTCTGGGCGATGAAGGGCGTGACGGGCGGCGACGGCAAGCAGCTGACAGTGCCGATCGCGTCCGCGAACTTCCCGACGCGCAGCGACGGCGTCGCCGTGAAGTGGGACACGGCCAAGGCCAAGCAGCTCTTCGACCAGCTCAAGAAGGACCAGAAGGTCACCGCCGAGTGA
- a CDS encoding LCP family protein: protein MRDSSVRGPRARGRVPGARGGQETGAAGKAEDTGKAGKAGKAQEAGKAGKSGRSGGSKHRAGRRTRAARIARWTALCLAVLVLGTAAAGYFYYEHLNGNLKKDALNLGDKRLDRSAANAAGQRPLNILILGSDSRNSPENVALGGAREDADRKPLADVQMLVHVSADRTNMSVISVPRDTRVTIPKCTDPEDGKVYRETDRQIINTSLMNGGPGCTVATWEELTGIPVDHFMMIDFAGVVNMADAVGGVPVCVDSNVYDDKSGLRLRKGRQNVKGEQALQWLRTRHGFEDGSDIGRTHAQHMYMNSMVRQLKSGTKLSDPGQLTDLAEAATKALTVDKDLGSVKKLYDLADDLKRVPSGRITMTTMPWVSDPQNPDAHVIPKPGDADKLFSLVRNDIALDGKDKKKDEKSASPAAPSGPKSAVDVTVFNGTGTAAQPVAVGRGSDIAAFLVKQGFSKATADSTPRSQADTTLSYAKASQRGDAEALAKALGLPDSALRMSTAVDGLTLVIGGDWRTGTSYPKAADGPKDDAGKNGEKKDGKGEDKDGEKPRGKADDNKAPESADPLNGDDTSACMKVNSLNRF from the coding sequence ATGCGGGACAGCAGTGTGCGGGGGCCGCGGGCGCGCGGCCGCGTCCCGGGGGCCCGCGGCGGGCAGGAAACCGGCGCGGCCGGGAAGGCCGAGGACACCGGGAAGGCCGGAAAAGCCGGGAAAGCCCAAGAGGCCGGAAAGGCCGGGAAGTCCGGCAGGTCCGGTGGTTCCAAGCACCGCGCCGGGCGGCGCACCCGCGCGGCCCGAATAGCCCGCTGGACCGCGCTCTGCCTCGCGGTCCTCGTCCTCGGCACCGCCGCCGCGGGGTACTTCTACTACGAGCACCTCAACGGCAACCTCAAGAAGGACGCGCTCAACCTCGGCGACAAGCGGCTCGACCGCAGCGCCGCCAACGCCGCCGGCCAGCGGCCCCTGAACATCCTGATCCTGGGCTCGGACAGCCGGAACAGCCCGGAGAACGTCGCCCTCGGCGGCGCCCGCGAGGACGCCGACCGCAAGCCGCTCGCCGATGTGCAGATGCTGGTGCACGTCTCCGCGGACCGCACCAACATGTCGGTCATCAGCGTCCCGCGCGACACCCGGGTGACGATCCCCAAGTGCACCGACCCGGAGGACGGCAAGGTCTACCGGGAGACCGACCGCCAGATCATCAACACCAGCCTGATGAACGGCGGCCCCGGCTGCACGGTCGCCACCTGGGAGGAGCTCACCGGCATCCCCGTCGACCACTTCATGATGATCGACTTCGCCGGTGTGGTGAACATGGCCGACGCCGTCGGCGGCGTCCCGGTCTGCGTCGACAGCAACGTCTACGACGACAAGTCGGGGCTGCGGCTGCGCAAGGGCCGGCAGAACGTCAAGGGCGAGCAGGCCCTCCAGTGGCTGCGCACCCGCCACGGCTTCGAGGACGGCAGCGACATCGGCCGCACCCACGCCCAGCACATGTACATGAACTCGATGGTCCGCCAGCTCAAGTCCGGCACCAAGCTCTCCGACCCGGGCCAGCTCACCGACCTCGCCGAGGCCGCCACCAAGGCGCTCACCGTCGACAAGGACCTCGGTTCGGTCAAGAAGCTCTACGACCTCGCCGACGACCTCAAGCGGGTGCCGTCCGGCCGGATCACCATGACCACCATGCCGTGGGTCTCCGACCCGCAGAACCCGGACGCGCACGTGATCCCCAAGCCGGGCGACGCGGACAAGCTCTTCTCGCTGGTGCGCAACGACATCGCGCTCGACGGCAAGGACAAGAAGAAGGACGAGAAGAGCGCCTCGCCCGCGGCCCCGAGCGGGCCGAAGAGCGCCGTCGACGTCACCGTCTTCAACGGCACCGGCACGGCCGCCCAGCCCGTGGCCGTCGGCCGGGGCTCCGACATCGCCGCCTTCCTGGTGAAGCAGGGCTTCAGCAAGGCCACGGCGGACTCCACGCCCCGGTCGCAGGCCGACACGACGCTCAGCTACGCGAAGGCCTCCCAGCGCGGCGACGCCGAGGCACTGGCCAAGGCCCTGGGGCTGCCGGACAGCGCGCTGCGGATGTCCACGGCGGTCGACGGGCTGACCCTGGTCATCGGCGGGGACTGGCGTACGGGCACGTCCTACCCGAAGGCCGCGGACGGCCCGAAGGACGACGCCGGGAAGAACGGCGAGAAGAAGGACGGCAAGGGCGAGGACAAGGACGGGGAGAAGCCCCGCGGCAAGGCCGACGACAACAAGGCGCCCGAGAGCGCGGACCCGCTCAACGGCGACGACACCTCGGCCTGCATGAAGGTCAACTCGCTGAATCGTTTCTGA
- a CDS encoding glycosyltransferase family 2 protein produces the protein MPEQQPPAVSVIMPVLNEERHLRTSVRHILEQEYAGELEVVIALGPSTDRTDEIAAELVREDPRVHTVPNPTGRTPAALNAAIKASRHPIVVRVDGHGMLSPNYIATAVRLLDETGAQNVGGIMHAEGENDWEHAVAAAMTSKIGVGNAAFHTGGAAGPAETVYLGVFRREALEQQGGYNEEFIRAQDWELNFRIREAGGLIWFSPELKVSYRPRPSVKALAKQYKDYGRWRHVVARYHQGSINLRYLAPPTAVVAIAAGVVVGAAVTPWGLVVPAGYLAAIAAGSVPAGKGLPLKARAQIPVALATMHMSWGFGFLTSPRSLARKVIASRRPAVTK, from the coding sequence ATGCCCGAACAGCAGCCGCCCGCCGTTTCCGTGATCATGCCGGTGCTCAACGAGGAGCGGCATCTGCGCACCTCCGTGCGGCACATCCTGGAACAGGAGTACGCCGGCGAGCTGGAGGTCGTGATCGCCCTCGGTCCGTCCACGGACCGCACGGACGAGATCGCCGCCGAGCTCGTCAGGGAGGACCCCCGGGTCCACACCGTCCCCAACCCCACCGGCCGGACGCCCGCCGCGCTCAACGCCGCGATCAAGGCGTCCCGTCACCCGATCGTGGTGCGCGTGGACGGCCACGGCATGCTGTCGCCGAACTACATCGCGACGGCCGTGCGGCTGCTCGACGAGACGGGCGCGCAGAACGTCGGCGGCATCATGCACGCCGAGGGCGAGAACGACTGGGAGCACGCCGTCGCCGCCGCGATGACCTCGAAGATCGGCGTGGGCAACGCGGCCTTCCACACGGGCGGCGCGGCCGGCCCCGCCGAGACCGTGTACCTGGGCGTCTTCCGGCGCGAGGCGCTGGAGCAGCAGGGCGGCTACAACGAGGAGTTCATCCGCGCCCAGGACTGGGAGCTGAACTTCCGGATCCGTGAGGCCGGCGGGCTGATCTGGTTCTCGCCCGAGCTCAAGGTCTCCTACCGGCCGCGCCCGAGTGTGAAGGCGCTCGCCAAGCAGTACAAGGACTACGGCCGCTGGCGGCACGTCGTCGCCCGCTACCACCAGGGCTCGATCAACCTCCGCTACCTCGCGCCGCCGACCGCCGTCGTGGCCATCGCCGCGGGCGTGGTGGTCGGCGCGGCCGTCACCCCGTGGGGCCTGGTCGTGCCGGCCGGGTACCTGGCGGCCATCGCCGCGGGCTCGGTGCCCGCGGGCAAGGGCCTGCCGCTCAAGGCGCGGGCGCAGATCCCGGTGGCGCTGGCGACGATGCACATGTCGTGGGGGTTCGGCTTCCTGACCAGCCCGCGCTCGCTGGCCCGCAAGGTCATCGCCAGCCGCCGCCCGGCGGTCACGAAGTAG